From a region of the Calliphora vicina chromosome 4, idCalVici1.1, whole genome shotgun sequence genome:
- the LOC135958697 gene encoding protein TsetseEP-like: MANGDDEDQDDKDKRNHHQFHLPQSNRHPPHHHHHILELEPELDPEIEPEQEPDLEPQLEQEPQLEAQLEAELEPKLEPEVENELEPQLEIQNLEIQLEFELKPELDPELETEQEPELEPQLEQEPQLEPQLEAEVGPKLEPEVETELEPQLEIQLEFELQPQLEAERDPQLEQRLQLESESEPEHQQEPQLELQLKVELEPEL; the protein is encoded by the exons ATGGCAAATGGTGACGACGAAGACCAAGACGACAA AGATAAGCGGAACCATCATCAGTTTCATCTACCACAATCAAACAGACATcctcctcatcatcatcatcat ATCCTCGAACtcgaacctgaactagatcctgaaatTGAACCTGAACAGGAACCTGATctagaacctcaactagaacAAGAACCGCAACTAGAAGCTCAACTCgaagctgaactagaacctaaactagaacctgaagtagaaaatgaactagaacctcaactagaaATTCAA AACCTcgaaattcaattagaatttgaactaaaacctgaactagatcctgaacttgaaactgaacaagaacctgaactagaacctcaactGGAACAagaacctcaactagaaccTCAACTCGAAGCTGAAGTAggacctaaactagaacctgaagtagaaactgaactagaacctcaactagaaattcaattagaatttGAACTACAACCACAACTAGAAGCTGAACGAGATCCTCAACTGGAACAACGACTGCAACTAGAATCTGAATCTGAACCAGAACATCAACAAGAACCTCAACTAGAACTTCAACTAAAAgttgaattagaacctgaactataa
- the LOC135958698 gene encoding uncharacterized protein LOC135958698: MLIKIFLIFLLNLYKVYGQSDRIELNLPQLRTENEQLFKGDNKEYRVSLSIPNSQRTELITLDPLGGHPIVKGSINTYYPDTSTNLIVNYVADQNGYRASFKITQTLPASSISFDTRLSSSDLKSLAG, from the exons ATGCTAATTAAA atttttttaatttttctactaaaTTTGTACAAAGTGTACGGCCAAAGTGAtcgaattgaattaaatttaccACAACTGCGAACAGAAAATGAGCAATTATTTAAAGGGGACAATAAAGAGTATCGTGTGag CCTCTCCATACCCAACAGTCAACGCACCGAACTAATCACCCTAGATCCCTTGGGTGGCCATCCTATAGTAAAAGGCTCAATTAATACCTATTACCCCGATACATCTACCAATCTAATAGTCAATTATGTGGCGGATCAAAATGGCTATCGAGCTTCTTTCAAAATAACACAAACTCTGCCTGCAAGTTCCATTTCATTTGACACTCGTTTATCCAGCAGTGATTTAAAATCTTTAGCTGGTTAA